The Alkalihalobacillus sp. LMS6 genomic interval ATGATGTATGTCTTGTGTTCGCTTATTTTGAGAATATAGCCGAGCGTTCTCAATCGCAATGGATGCTTGGCGGGCAAAAGTCTCTAATAGCTCTAAATCATAGGCATCAAACAGGTGGTCTCGCTTAAAGATATCTACTGTTAGCACACCAATACAGCTGCCATCAATACGGAATAACGGAACAGATAGGGCGCTTACAGGATACGTCAATTCAGGAAGAGACTGCTCGTAATATTGGGCATTTTGGGCACTAAGGTTCCCCATCCCTTTTTTCGTATCGTGCATGTGCATATAAATACTACCTTGTTTCTGCTGAAAGGTTTTACCGCTCATTCCCTCGCCAGGCTTTAAGCGGACTTTTCCTAGTGACGCCATCTTGAATCCAATGGCACTTTCCGCATAGAGGGCATTTTGTTGTTCGTCATATAAAAACAAGACGCCAGCTGTTGACCCATCAATAACATGTAACGCTTCTTGTAAAAGTTGGCGCAAGACATCAGGTAATTCACGAGTCGAGCTTAAGACGCGAATGGATGTCATTAGACTATTTAATTGTTGTTCAGTTTTCATTGTATGCATCTCCTTACTTTCATTCAGTTCATCATAAGGGAAAAGAAGAAGAGAAACTAGCTTGTTAAGACGCGAAAAGGAAAAATTAAACCCTTCGCCCTAGTTTCAAGAAGTGTTGTAAAGGAAATGGTATAGGCATCATCTTGGAGGTGCAGAAAATGAAGAAATCAACGATTGTCATGATTTTGCTTATTGGCTTCGCTCTTACTAGTATATTAGGAGTCATCGGCTTCTTTTAATAGAAGAATAAATGTCACTACGAAAAATAGATAGAAAACGATTAAAGGTGGTGTGGCGAACGCTGCGCTCACTGTGTTTCGTTTCGACATTCTATACCGATAATTGTCTAAAAGAAAGACGCATCGTAATCGAAAAAACCTTCTTGAAGGGCATATTCTCCTTCATGAAGGCTCTTTTTATAGAAAATCGTTTTTGTTACATATAATGAATCTGATCTTTATATCTTGCCATCATCGTGGCATTGTAATCATCGCCACCGTCAAGATTCGCGCTACGAAAAATTGGGACATCCTTACCTTTAGCTTCTAGTTTTTCAATGAGCTTCAAGACGATGGAATGAATCACAAAGCTTCCTGAAATGGTTGATGTTGGGGCGACTTTTTGTGAGAGTGAATCAATTGAGACAGTGGCATCCCCAGGTTCGCCATAATTATCAATGATAATGTCGCTCACTTCAAATAACCGCTTTCCCGAAGAGTGTCGGGATGTCACACCCATAGAATAGGTTAAATTTGTGAGTGAAATGACGTGCATGCCGCGCGCTTTTGCTTCAATGGCGAGGTCAATCGCAACTGGATTTCTTCCTGAGACCGAGTGGATAAACACGACGTCCCCAGCTTGGACTGGCTTTGAGTCTAGAATGATATTGCCGTATCCTTCTAACCGTTCGAGCTGCGAAGTAAGCGTCACTGGCTCGACATTCAACATTAACGCTGGACTGAAAAGTGGATTAAAGAGTGCGAGTCCACCGGCGCGATAAAACGCATCTTCGGCAATAATACCAGCATGAGACGCTCCGAAAAGGTAGAGAGAGCGGCCGCTGTTGACCGCCTCTTCCATTAAAGATGCTGCTTGCTCAAGGGTGGGTTCTTGCTCGTCCACAATCCGCGTAAGAATCGCTTCAATCGATTGATAGTACTGTTTTACATAAGACATTCAAATTACCCCCCTGGAAAAATTCGTGCAAATAAGTCTCCGATAAAGCTCCATAAAGAGAAGTCATTCCCTCCGAAGATGACAATCCAATCTGCTGCTGTTCCACTCAAGATCGGAACGGAAAGACCGACGAGTAGGATCATCACAATTCCGGCAACAGCCGAGCCTGCTATCGCACCTCGTAAACCACCTTGTCCATTTGCAATGATGGCAGCTGTCCCAATTTCAAAGAAACAAGTAATGGTTAGTGGGACAATGACGAAGCTGAAGACGCCCATACTTCCTGTAATAAAGATCGTTGCCACCGATGTAATCATCGAGACGACAAATCCAATCAAGACAGCGTTTGGTGCATATGGGAAGAGAATCGGTGCATCTAAGGCAGGCACTGCATTCGGAATCCATTTTTGCGAGATTCCTTGGAAAGCTGGAATAATTTCAGCGAGCATCATACGGACACCAAGTAAGAGAATGGTTAGTCCGGCTCCGAAAAGAATTCCTTGCATGACACTATAAATGAACAAGTTTTGTTCCGCACCGAAAGCTGTAGCCGCTGTATCAAATCCAATAATAAAGCTCACGACAATATAAACGAAAAACATGACAATCGATGACGTAATGCTAATTTCTCGTAAAAATTCCGTCGAACTCGGAAACTTAATATCTTCCGATGACCGTCCTTTTGTCCCGAATAATTTACCGACCATGCCGGCAATAAGGGAGAGAATGGTCGTAGGATGACCAATAATAAAGTCGTCAGACCCAGTCACTTTTCGAACAAATGGACGTAATAGAGCAGGAGCAATAATGATATAAAGAGCTGTTAGAATAGAAGCAAAAATAACGAGTTGCGTATTGTTTAAATGATTTTCGATTCCGACTGCAACAAAGATAAACGGAAACCAGAACAACATGTGGCCAGTCAGGAATACGTGCTTAATGGGTGTAAAGCGAGCGACAAGTAAATTAATCATAAAAGCGATTAACATCGATAGGCCGATCTGGGTGCCGTATTGGCTTAAGATTGTATCTGCTCCTAATGCGGGAGCGACTTCTGGGTTGTCAATGTTGTACATGACGTTAAACCCTTCTGTTAATGGTGCAATGGAGTTCATTAAAATATTTGTCCCTTGTGTCAAAATGACAACACCGATAACGGTTTTAGCTGTTCCTGAAACAACGGAGGAGAAGTCTTTCCGCAATAATAAAAGACCAGTTAAGGCAATGAGTCCTAAGAAAATAGCTGGTTCACGAATAACTTCAATTAGAAAATCCATCACAGTTTGCATGTGTAACCCCCCTTATATATAGAGGGAACTTCGGCAATTACGCCTGAAGTTCCGCTTCTACTTTTTCTTTTATTTCAGCTTTGTTTACAAAGCTGTTGATGATGACAACTGGCTTACCGGCCGTTTGTTGGAGTTTCTCACCTAGTTCTTTACTTGTGAAAATATAGTCTGCTGGTGTACTTTGGGCAGAGCCGACATCACCCGTAAACACGTCTGCTTGAATGCCAAGGTCTTTTAAGACACCATCTAAATTCATTTTTAACACCATGGAAGAGCCTAGTCCGAACCCACATACAGTCATAATTTTTAACTTTGCCATTTGAAATCGCTCCTTTAAATTAAGTTATATAATGCTTCGTTTGAGGGGGCTTGTCGAAGCTGATTGACTTTTTCTTCGTCAATTAAGATGTGTGAAAGTTGCTCAATCAGTTTGAGATGAGCGTCGGACCCTGTTGCCGAAAAAGAGAATACGAGGTCAACAGGATCATTTTGCTCACTGCCGAAAGCGACTGATTTTTCCAATACTGCAAGAGAAATCGCATCCTCATGAACGGCTTCACTCGGGCGTGCATGGGCCATGGCAATTCCCGGTCCAATCACAATATAGGGCCCGTTTTCTTTTACTGAATCGATCATTTGAGAGATATAGTGTTGGGAGATGGCACCTGTAGCTAATAGTAAATTTCCAGAAGCTTGTATCGCTTCTTCCCAGTCGTCTGCTTTTACATCTACAGCAACATGTTCTTTTCGTATCCAATTTGTCATTCTGCCGCGTCCTTTCGTCGATTCCATTTTTGTAAAAGTTGATCTCTTGATGCTTGGTGCTCTAGATAATGGAAAAGTTGCATAAAGTCTTGGTTATGCACTTCTTTAATTGCCAATACAATCATCATATCGACGCGCTCAGGATTTAAATCTCCGAATTCAATTTGTTGGTCCAAGACGGTTAAGCTAATGCCTTCTTTTATTACGTATTCAGGTCTAGCGTGTACAAACGCCACGTTTGGAAGAAAAACCATATAGGTACCATTTCGTTCCACGGACATGATCATTTCTTGAATATAGCCCTGTTCGATGTAGCCTGCTTCTAAAAGTGGTTGAGCGGCTAATGTAATGGCTTCTCGCCAATCTTGTGTCTGCGCTGTATGAATGGTTTCATCAAAGAGGGATGGCTCTACTAGACTAGCTTTTCCGTATAATTCATTAAAAGAAGCGAGCTGTTGCCGATTAATGATTTTATGAGCTTCGTGTTGAATCAATCGTTTGTCGTTATCGCTAAGAAGCGGGCTCACGCGAAAGCACTTTGTTTGTTGCCATTCGGGCATCTGGATATCTTGTGTCGTCAAGACAAAATCAGGGTTGGTTTCATCAAGCATTCGTTCTAAATCTTGTGTCCGAACAACATTGATTAAGTGAAATCCTGGTTCAATTTGTTCAAGTTTCGATGTCAGAATGGAAGAGGCTGCTAGACCAGATGAACAGACAACGATTACCGTTGGGAGAAATTTTCGACTTCTGTTTCGCTCATAGGCTGCGCTAATGTGCATCGTGATATAGGCCACTTCACTAGCAACCATTTCAAAGCCCATATCATATGTCATTTGAAAAACCATTTCGTAAATCGCGCGATATCGAACTTTTATTTCCTCTGTATAGGGATTATCAACTTCAACCCCTTGAGAGATTCGCATAAACGCAGCTTTTACATGATGGGTTAAATCGTTCATTAACTTTTCATCGGCCAGTAAGTCCGTATGCAAGATGGTCGATACTTGCGACAATAACTGTTTGCAAAACTGAATCTCGCGTTCATAATTTCGTAGATGCGGTGTTCCTTTTTTGTACGACACGATTTTCGCTTGATCGAATAAATCGTCCAAAAAGGCGCATTCATGAAGAATGGAGCGATCATCTTTCACATGTTCTTGAATAAACGATTCAATTACACCTAAGTGAAAATGACGTTTATGGCGGTTGTTTTTCGGAACAAACACATAGTGGTTCATCGCAATTTGTTGCTTCCACCAAAACAAGAAGAGATAAAACACATCAACAGTTGACTCACTATAATGGATACCTCGTTCGGTTTGAACAAATGCTAGCCACGTTTTCATGAGCTCAAAATCTTTTCTATCCATGTTCAGCCAAGTTTGAACCTTTAGTAAATCTGTATCTTTTTCTTCAAGCATTTGATAGAGGGCGAGTCGAATGCTGCGCTCGGTTCCGATGACTTGGAGGCCTTTCCAAGCTTGTTTCGTAATTTGAAGGTCAAAATGGTCAAGCCATTCTTCCACATCGACTAGATATTTTTGTAC includes:
- a CDS encoding SIS domain-containing protein; protein product: MSYVKQYYQSIEAILTRIVDEQEPTLEQAASLMEEAVNSGRSLYLFGASHAGIIAEDAFYRAGGLALFNPLFSPALMLNVEPVTLTSQLERLEGYGNIILDSKPVQAGDVVFIHSVSGRNPVAIDLAIEAKARGMHVISLTNLTYSMGVTSRHSSGKRLFEVSDIIIDNYGEPGDATVSIDSLSQKVAPTSTISGSFVIHSIVLKLIEKLEAKGKDVPIFRSANLDGGDDYNATMMARYKDQIHYM
- a CDS encoding PTS ascorbate transporter subunit IIC, producing MQTVMDFLIEVIREPAIFLGLIALTGLLLLRKDFSSVVSGTAKTVIGVVILTQGTNILMNSIAPLTEGFNVMYNIDNPEVAPALGADTILSQYGTQIGLSMLIAFMINLLVARFTPIKHVFLTGHMLFWFPFIFVAVGIENHLNNTQLVIFASILTALYIIIAPALLRPFVRKVTGSDDFIIGHPTTILSLIAGMVGKLFGTKGRSSEDIKFPSSTEFLREISITSSIVMFFVYIVVSFIIGFDTAATAFGAEQNLFIYSVMQGILFGAGLTILLLGVRMMLAEIIPAFQGISQKWIPNAVPALDAPILFPYAPNAVLIGFVVSMITSVATIFITGSMGVFSFVIVPLTITCFFEIGTAAIIANGQGGLRGAIAGSAVAGIVMILLVGLSVPILSGTAADWIVIFGGNDFSLWSFIGDLFARIFPGG
- a CDS encoding PTS sugar transporter subunit IIB codes for the protein MAKLKIMTVCGFGLGSSMVLKMNLDGVLKDLGIQADVFTGDVGSAQSTPADYIFTSKELGEKLQQTAGKPVVIINSFVNKAEIKEKVEAELQA
- a CDS encoding PTS sugar transporter subunit IIA; this encodes MTNWIRKEHVAVDVKADDWEEAIQASGNLLLATGAISQHYISQMIDSVKENGPYIVIGPGIAMAHARPSEAVHEDAISLAVLEKSVAFGSEQNDPVDLVFSFSATGSDAHLKLIEQLSHILIDEEKVNQLRQAPSNEALYNLI
- a CDS encoding transcription antiterminator, whose translation is MLTSRQKIILSKLLESDQFMTIDVLAKWLTISGRTVRYDLDAIDASMEDIGVIITRMPGKGVKLRVSENKRPAVIAMLDEKQMMTDKNAQRLMMSLFVTLTGTFTIQDVADEFSLSRSSVQKYLVDVEEWLDHFDLQITKQAWKGLQVIGTERSIRLALYQMLEEKDTDLLKVQTWLNMDRKDFELMKTWLAFVQTERGIHYSESTVDVFYLFLFWWKQQIAMNHYVFVPKNNRHKRHFHLGVIESFIQEHVKDDRSILHECAFLDDLFDQAKIVSYKKGTPHLRNYEREIQFCKQLLSQVSTILHTDLLADEKLMNDLTHHVKAAFMRISQGVEVDNPYTEEIKVRYRAIYEMVFQMTYDMGFEMVASEVAYITMHISAAYERNRSRKFLPTVIVVCSSGLAASSILTSKLEQIEPGFHLINVVRTQDLERMLDETNPDFVLTTQDIQMPEWQQTKCFRVSPLLSDNDKRLIQHEAHKIINRQQLASFNELYGKASLVEPSLFDETIHTAQTQDWREAITLAAQPLLEAGYIEQGYIQEMIMSVERNGTYMVFLPNVAFVHARPEYVIKEGISLTVLDQQIEFGDLNPERVDMMIVLAIKEVHNQDFMQLFHYLEHQASRDQLLQKWNRRKDAAE